The genomic region AGCAGGTGGCCTCGGCCCGCTTCGGCGTGACCGCGCACTACCTCACCAACGCCGACGAGCTGCAAATCAAGATGGCCCAGGGCGCCAAGCCCGGCGAGGGCGGCCAGCTCCCCGGCCACAAGGTGGACGAGTGGATTGCCAAGGTGCGCCACGCCACCCCCGGCGTGGGCCTGATTTCGCCCCCGCCCCACCACGACATCTACTCCATCGAAGACCTGGCCCAGCTCATCTTCGACCTAAAAAACGCCAACCGCGCCGCCCGCATCAATGTGAAGCTGGTGAGCAAGGCGGGCGTGGGTACCATCGCCGCCGGCGTGGCCAAGGCCCACGCCGACGTGATTCTCATCGCCGGCTACGACGGCGGCACGGGGGCCTCGCCCATCAGCTCCATCAAGCACGCCGGCCTGCCCTGGGAGTTGGGCCTGGCCGAAGCCCACCAGACCCTGGTGCAGAACCAACTGCGCAGCCGCGTGGTGCTGCAAGCCGACGGCCAGCTGAAAACCGGCCGCGACCTGGCCGTCGCCGCCCTGCTCGGGGCCGAAGAATGGGGCGTAGCCACCGCCGCGCTGGTAGCCGGCGGCTGTGTGATGATGCGCAAATGCCACCTCAACACCTGCCCCGTGGGCGTGGCCACCCAGGACCCAGAGCTGCGCAAGCTCTTCACCGGCCAGCCCGAGCACATCGTGAACCTGTTCCGCTTCCTGGCCGAGGAGCTGCGCGAAATCATGGCCGAGCTGGGTTTCCGCACCATCAACGAGATGGTGGGCCGCCCCGAATTCCTGAAAGTGCGCGAAGGCATCACCCACTGGAAAGCCCGCCACCTCGACCTGAGCGGCATGCTACACCCCGCCGCCAATATCTCCGGCGGTACCCTATATCAGAGCGAAGCGCAGGACCACGGCCTGGCCCACATCCTCGACTGGCAGCTGCTGGAGCACGCCCGCCCGGCCCTGGAGCAGCAGACGCCGGTATTCGGCGAGTTCGAGGTGCAGAACACCGACCGCACCATCGGCACGCTGCTCTCGAATGAGATTGCCAAGCGCTACCATGCCGCCGGCCTGCCCGCCAACACGATTAACTACCGCTTCCGCGGCTCGGCGGGGCAAAGCTTCGGCGCGTTCAGCGTAGCGGGCCTCTCGTTCGCGCTCGAGGGCGAGGCCAACGACTACGTGGGCAAGGGCTTGAGCGGGGCGCGGCTGGCCATTTTCCCCTCCCCCGCCGCTCACTTCGTGCCCGAGCAGAACATCATCATCGGCAACGTGGCGCTGTACGGGGCCACCTCGGGCGCGCTGTTCGTGCGCGGGCAGGCCGGCGAGCGGTTCGCGGTGCGCAACTCCGGCGCCACCGCCGTAGTCGAAGGCGTGGGCGACCACGGCTGCGAGTACATGACCGGCGGCCGCGCCCTCATCCTGGGCCAAACGGGCCGCAACTTCGCCGCCGGCATGAGCGGCGGCATCGCCTGGATTTACGACCCCAACGGCACCTTCCCGGCCAATTGCAACCCCGAAATGGTAGAGCTCGACCCGCTCGACACGGAGGACGAAGACCAGATTCAGGCGCTACTGCGGCAACATGTGGAACTAACCGGCAGTCAGGTTGCGGCCTTCCTGCTGGGCAACTGGGCGGAGGAAGCCGGCAAGTTCGTGAAGGTGTTTCCAAGCGAATACAAGAAGGTACTGGCGAAAGCGCGGTACGCGACGGTGGGGTGAACGATGTAGAGACGCATACTTGCGTCTCGTCGTCCGCGCCGCCTGAACGAGGTAGAGACGCAATATTTTGCGTCTCGTCGTTGAACGACCGGAGCCACGCCAAACCACCTGTAACTACCCTGACTAAACAACATCAGCAACGACGAGACGCAAAATATTGCGCCTATACATCGCCCAACCATCAGCAACGATTGAGACGCAAATATGCGTCTCTACACAGTTCGAGAACATGGCCAACCCCACCGGTTTCAAACAATACGCCCGCGAGCTACCGCCCAAGGCTGCCCCGCAGGAGCGCGTGGCCCACAACCGCGAGTTCGTGGGCACTTACGCCGAAGACCAACTCACCCAGCAGGCGGCCCGCTGCATGGACTGTGGCATCCCCTTCTGCCACTCGGGCTGCCCGCTGGGCAATATCATCCCCGAATTCAACGACGCCGTGCGCGAGGAAAAGTGGGAGGAGGCCTACCAGATTCTGAGCGCCACCAACAATTTCCCCGAGTTCACCGGCCGCATCTGCCCCGCGCCCTGCGAGGCAGCCTGCGTGCTGAGCATCCACAGCAGCCCGGTAGCCATTGAGGAAATCGAGAAGCACATTATTGAAATTGCCTTCGCCAAGGGCTACGTGCAGCCGACGGCGCCGGTGCTGAAATCGGGCCGCACGGTGGCCGTGGTGGGCTCCGGTCCGGCCGGGCTGGCGGCGGCGGCGCAGCTGGCGCGGGCCGGCCACACCGTCACGGTGTTCGAGCGCGACGACCGTCCCGGCGGCCTGCTTCGCTACGGCATCCCCGATTTCAAGCTCGATAAGTGGGTCATCGACCGCCGCATCAAGCTGCTGGAGGACGACGGCATCACGTTCCGCTGCGGCGTCGAAATCGGGCGCGACATCTCGGGGGCCGAGCTCACCGCCGGCTTCGATGCCGTGGTGCTGGCCGGCGGGGCCAGCGTGCCGCGCGACCTGCCCCTGCCCGGCCGCGAGCTGCCGGGCATCTACTTCGCCATGGACTACCTTACCCAGCACAACCGCCGGGTGAGCGAGCTGGGCATCGAAGACGATGAAATCTGGGTGGAAGGCCAGGACGTGGTGGTGATTGGCAGCGGCGACACCGGCTCCGACTGCGTGGGCACGGCCAACCGCCAGCGGGCGCGCTCGGTCACGCAGTTTGCCATGATGCACCAGCCCGGCCCCGAGCGCCCAGCCCACACGCCCTGGCCGCAGGAGCCCCACATTTTCCGCAGCAGCACCTCGCACGAGGAAGGCTGCCAGCGCTACTGGGGCATCAATACCAAAGCCTTCCTGGCTGATGAGCATGGCCAGCTCCGCGCCCTGCGCGTGAGCGACGTGACCTGGGAAACCGACGTCATGGGCCGCCGCATCCGCTTCGAGGAAGTGCCCGATTCGGACCGCGAAATCCCCTGCCAGCGGGTGATGCTGGCCCTGGGCTTCAGCGGCCCCCGCGTGTCGGGCCTCGTGACGGAGCTGGAACTGGCCCTGGACGACTACGGCAACGTGCGCGCCGACGAGCGCGCCTACCGCACTTCGCGCCCCAACGTATTCGTGGCCGGCGACATGCGCCGCGGGCAGTCGCTGGTGGTCTGGGCCATCTCGGAAGGCCGCGAGGCCGCGCGGGAAGTCGACGTGTTCCTGATGGGGAAAACGGCCCTGCCAAGCAAGAATGCGGTAAGCATGTTCGACTGAGCGTACCGGCGTGCTGGCCTCCGTCGAACATACCTACCGCATTCCGGCTTCCGGCTTCCCCAAGCCTTTGCTTTCCCTCAACCAATTACATACGCCTGCTATCAGGCAGTTTTCCAATCAACAGCAACAGGCTATGCCATCAGATGATGGTGCTGACGCCAATTTCCACGTTGCTCTTGTTCCAGTGCTTCTCTTTGGAGTCGGCAATCCAGAAGGCAATGTAGTTGCCGACTTCCTCCGTCGAATACGCGGCTACCGGGCTTAGCTCGGACGTCAGGATGCCGTTATGCAGGGCTTCGTCCACGGCTTCCCGCACCAGCGCCGCTTCTTCGATTAGGTCCAGGTGCTCCAGCAGCATAGCCACCGACAGAATCGTGGCAATCGGGTTGGCAATGCCCTTGCCGGCCGCCTGCGGGTAGGAACCATGAATGGGCTCGAACAGCGCCACCCGCTCGCCGATGGAGGCCGAGGGCAGCAGGCCCATGGACCCGGCAATGACGGAGGCCTCGTCGGAGATGATGTCGCCGAACATATTCTCGGTCAGAATCACGTCGAACTGCGTGGGGTTGAGGATGATCTGCATGGCGGCATTGTCCACGAACAAGTAATCCACCGTCACTTCGGGGTACTGGGCGGCCATTTCGCGCACTTCCTCGCGCCAGAGGCGGGAGGTTTCCAGCACGTTGGCCTTGTCTACCAGCGTGAGGTGGCGGCGACGACCGGCGGCGGCCTGAAACGCCAGGTGCGCGATACGCCGGATTTCGGCGCGGTTGTAGACGCAGTGGTCGTAGGCGCCTTCACCGTCGGGGGTGCGGCCCTTCTCACCGAAGTAGATGCCGCCGGTCAGCTCGCGGAAGATGACCATGTCGGTGCCCTGAATCCGCTCCTTTTTCAAGGGCGAATGGGCCAGCAGCACGTCATAGGCCACCACGGGGCGGATATTGGCAAACAACCCTAGCTCCTTGCGCAACCGCAGCAGGCCCTGTTCGGGGCGCACTTTGGCGCTGGGGTCGTGGTCGTATTTCGGGTCGCCGATGGCACCGAGCAGCACGGCATCGGCGGCGCGGCAGGCGGCGAGGGTTTCATTGGGCAACGGAGTTCCGGTGGCCTCAATGGCGCAGGCACCCATCAAGTGCGAGCTGAGGGCAAAGTGGTGGTCGAAGCGCTCGGCCACGGCCTCCAGCA from Hymenobacter canadensis harbors:
- a CDS encoding glutamate synthase subunit beta, with the protein product MANPTGFKQYARELPPKAAPQERVAHNREFVGTYAEDQLTQQAARCMDCGIPFCHSGCPLGNIIPEFNDAVREEKWEEAYQILSATNNFPEFTGRICPAPCEAACVLSIHSSPVAIEEIEKHIIEIAFAKGYVQPTAPVLKSGRTVAVVGSGPAGLAAAAQLARAGHTVTVFERDDRPGGLLRYGIPDFKLDKWVIDRRIKLLEDDGITFRCGVEIGRDISGAELTAGFDAVVLAGGASVPRDLPLPGRELPGIYFAMDYLTQHNRRVSELGIEDDEIWVEGQDVVVIGSGDTGSDCVGTANRQRARSVTQFAMMHQPGPERPAHTPWPQEPHIFRSSTSHEEGCQRYWGINTKAFLADEHGQLRALRVSDVTWETDVMGRRIRFEEVPDSDREIPCQRVMLALGFSGPRVSGLVTELELALDDYGNVRADERAYRTSRPNVFVAGDMRRGQSLVVWAISEGREAAREVDVFLMGKTALPSKNAVSMFD
- the leuB gene encoding 3-isopropylmalate dehydrogenase, with translation MVSKKIAVLPGDGIGPEVCRQAVKVLEAVAERFDHHFALSSHLMGACAIEATGTPLPNETLAACRAADAVLLGAIGDPKYDHDPSAKVRPEQGLLRLRKELGLFANIRPVVAYDVLLAHSPLKKERIQGTDMVIFRELTGGIYFGEKGRTPDGEGAYDHCVYNRAEIRRIAHLAFQAAAGRRRHLTLVDKANVLETSRLWREEVREMAAQYPEVTVDYLFVDNAAMQIILNPTQFDVILTENMFGDIISDEASVIAGSMGLLPSASIGERVALFEPIHGSYPQAAGKGIANPIATILSVAMLLEHLDLIEEAALVREAVDEALHNGILTSELSPVAAYSTEEVGNYIAFWIADSKEKHWNKSNVEIGVSTII